Within the Candidatus Syntrophosphaera sp. genome, the region TCCCTTGCCCCATTCGACATAGTTCAGATAGAGTTCCAGCATGCGGTCTTTGCTCATGAGCAGTTCCATGATCAGGGTCACCTGAACTTCCAGGTATTTGCGCAGCAGATTTCTGTCCGTGGTCAAAAAGATCGTCCGAGCCACCTGGTTGCTGATGGTGCTGGCCCCAAACCTTATTTTGCCTGATTTCTGGTTCCGCTGCCAGGCTTGCTTGATCATCTCCCATTCGAACCCAAAATGCTTGTAGTAGTTGCCGTCCTCGATCGTGACGGTCATGTTGACCGTGCTGCGGGGGATATGCTCCAGCTTGATGTACTCGCGTTTATGCCAGTCATAGCCTCTGACCAGGTATCTTTGCAGCATCAGAGGCGTCACGGGTGGGTTCACAAAGCTGTAAAGGAGGCTAAGCGCGGCAATGATCGCCCAAAACCAGAGATGCAGGCCCAGGATGAAACGCAAGATCCGTGCAACCAGGCTGCGCTTACGTTTCATATGCAATCTTCATTTTGCCAATGGGGTGAGTAGGCAAGCGAAAGCAGGATTATAATCGGACAGCCAGGAGCTTTTGAACTCTCCATCCTGGTGCCTGAAAAACTTGTCTCAGGCCTTTTCCTGTTCTTTGTTCATGAAAGCGGCCACCCGGGCTTTGCGGCGGGACGCTGTGCGTTTGTGGATAACACCTTTCTTGGCGGCTTTATCCAGCTCGGAGTAGATCCTATCCAACATGGCCTTCTTCTCTTCAGCGGGCATGTCGGTTCTGATCTGCTTGTCCAGAGTCCGGAGAGTGTGTTTGACATAGTTGTTGCGGGCCTGGCGCTTGGCGTCCGTCTTCATTCTTTTTAGCGGTGACTTGTGTTGGGGCATGGTTATCCTCTTATATTCTTAATCATTTGTCACAAAGATAAATGGGGTCAGTTTCTGTCAACCCCTTTTTATACCCTCGAGTTGTTTGATCAGCTTAAGTGCCTGATTCTGTGAGCTTAAGGCAGAAACATCCCTGTGATTCTCGATATCCTCTTTCCGCTCCCAGGCCTTGAACAGCTTTCTCAGGTAATCCTGGCCGTTTTTGGTGTCTTCCGCATCCAGGAATGCCCCTGCATCGTAGCCAAGAATGAGCTTTTCCGCTTCCCCGCCTTTGGGGCCAAGGCAGAAGATCTTGGTTCCTGAGGCCAGGTATTCAAATAGTTTGGTGGTTAGCATGCCTTCCGAGCCCTCATAATAGTTGATCAACAGCAGTAAAACTTCGGAATCGACCATTTCCGCCAAGGCTTCCTGGTGCGGTACGAAGTCTCTGGCCAAATGGCTTCCGGGCATCAAATCCCGCAGCAATTCTCTCTGCTCATCACTCAGGCGCGTACCAATGAAAACCAGCTGATACCTCTCACCCTGCAGCGCTTCGGCTATCATCCGGATAAGGAGCCCAATTTCCTGGCCTTCCGTGATGTTTCCCACATACTTCAACCTGAAGGTGGTCCCGTTTTCATTGCCAAAGGTCTGATCTCTCAAGGAATCAAACTTGCGAGCATCAAAACCGTTGTAGACCACACTTGAGTTAACACTTGGCAGTTGTTTTGCCAGGTACTCAGAGACGACGGTATTCAGATCGGCACCCAGGGCCACTTTGCGTTCCAGATGCCGGTGGATGCGCATGCTCAGGGCTGAGGGCGGATTCAGTTTCAGGTAGTAGATCGAGGTCCAGGGATCCCGCCAATCCGCCACCCATCTGAGTTTGTGCCTTTGTTTGAGTTTCAGGCCCAGCAAATGGGTGGAGTGGGGCGGTCCGGTTGTGATCACGATATCGGTGGGGTTGTGGCGCAAATGCTCAACCGCAGTTTTGTATGCACTGGGGTTCCATGCTTTGCGCAGATCCGGTATGACCAGGTTCAAGCGGAGCCAGACTATGATCTTGTGCCTCAACCCCGCGTTTTTCATGGAACCGAGGTTTCCGTGGGGAAGGGAGCTATTCCTGCCCATCAACAATTTCCAGATCTTTCCGGAACTGGGTGCGTGGGAGCGCAGGACCTTGACTTCAGGCGGTATTTCTGCCAGCAGGCTATCATCCAGATAGGGATAATCCCCGGACCGAGTCGTGAGAACGGTAACCTCAAACCCCCTTTGCACAAGGTCTGGCAGCCATTTCAACCATCGTTGCACGGAAGCGCCGCCGCAGGGCGGAAAATAATAGGTGATCAAAAGCAGGCGCATTCAGGCTTCCAGGATCATGTCGGCCAGAGTCTGCCAGGAATAGCGTTCTTTGAAGGCCGGGATGTTCGCGCTCATGGGCTGGAACAAGCCCTCATTGAAGAAACGAATGATCGCCCGTGCCAAAGCATCAGGATCATTGGGAGGGACCAACAATCCAGTTTCGTTTGCCAGCACATACTCGCTCAAACCGCCCACGTCTGAACAGATCACAGGCACGTTGAAACTGTAGGATGTGGCGATAACGCCGCTTTGCGTGGCGCTTTTATAAGGCAGTACGCAAGCATGGCTGCTGCGGAAAAATCCTCCGATCTCCAGGTCGGTAACGTAACGGAAATGCGCTTCCACGCGGTCTTCGAGCCCCAATTCCCGGATCATTTTCCGATATTGGGCTGGATTGCCGTAGACCTCGCCCGCAACTATGAGCCTCAATCCGGAAACCTTGCCGGCCGCCTTTTTCATTGCTTTGAGCAAGACATCCAGCCCCTTGTATTCCTTGATCAGGCCAAAAAACAACAGGGTGGGGTCTCCAGGCTGTTTGTTTCCGTCAGAAGCCGCAACTTCACCATAACAATCATAAATGGGATGAAAAGCCTGCAGGCCTCGGGAGGAGACCGCCGCAGGCATTTTGCGCTGGAGGTCTCTGAAGCTGGCCCCGGATAAGACCACGATCCTGTTGCAATGCTTGAAAAAGGCTTTGGTCAAGACATCCGCCCCAGGCCACTTTTCATGAAAATCAACATTATGCGCCAGACAGATGATCTTGATACCCCGCAAGCGCTTGCAGATCCAGGCATAGGAGGGGGCGAACCAGGGCAAAAAATAGGAAACGATCACGACGTCGGGTTCAAAATTCCGGATCTCTTGTACGGCCCTATTCCAGGTTCCGCAAAGATAGGGCGTGAACACCGGTTCGATGTCCAGGTCTGGCTGGGAACTGAACTCTGTGGTCTGGGAATCGCCCGGGAAAAGGATCTGGGGATATTGCCTGATAAAATTGAACATTTTGACATTGTATCCCCGCCTTTGATACTCTGTGGCGAGCATCAGGGCGAATTGCGATATCCCGCCCCGAAAAGGAGGCGCGGGCCCCAGCATGGCTATTTTCCAAATTTCCTGTCGCATCGATCCTCCTGCCTCTAGTTCCTGCTCTGCAGAAAGAAACGCCTCACCACCTCGGAATCCTGGTATTTTCCGAACAGTGCCATCAGCTTGAGACGAACCTTGACGCCTTTCAGATCACCCGCCAGGATGCAGCCCAGATCGGAGAGATGTTTTCCGCCGCCTTCGTATCCATATTCTGAGAGCACTCTGCCAGTGTAGGTGCGTGAACTGATCACCACCAGAATATTCCTGGCCAGCGCGTCCTGGATGTCAGGAATGAGGCTTCGGGGCACGTTGCCTCTGCCGAAAGCTTCGATCACTATGGCTTTGGCGCCGTTTGCCAGGGAGCTTTGGATGTATCTTCCATCCATGCCGGCCACTGCCTTGATCAGGTCAACGGCGGTGTCGAGCTTGTCGGTCCAGACGTTTTCCCGGTATAAAGCAGAACGGTGATATACGATGGCATCCGGATCGACGCTGCCCAAGGGCCCGTATCCGATGGAGCGAAAGGCGTCCACCTTGCCGGTATCGGATTTTACGACATCCCTGGCTGTGTGGATCTCATCGTTCATCACGACCAATACGCCCTTGTCGGCAGAATCGTGGTGGCTGGCAACCCTCACCGCTCCGATGATGTTGCGTGGCCCGTCCAAGCCGATGTCACTGCCGCTGCGCATGGCCGCTGTGAAAACCACCGGTTTGCGGGTAGTCAGGACCAGATCACAAAGAAACGCAGATTCTTCCAAAGTATCGGTACCATGAGTGATCACCACTCCATCATAATCAATGATCTTCAGATCGATCAATTGTGCCAGTTCGAGCATCATCTCCGGTGTGATGTAAGGACTGGGGAGATTCAAATGATCGAGCACCTCCACATTGGCAACGCTTTCCAATTGCGGAAATTCGTGTAATATCCCCGCCAGTTCCGAGCTGGGAACCACGCCCAGCGAACCTTTGGAGGTCATGGATATCGTTCCGCCGGTCAGGATGATCAGTATGTTCTTTTTCATCGCAGGTCTTCTTTATCTCTTGTTGCGGTATGGGATCGGATCTTCAACCCCCGCCAGTTCAAATGCTTTCCGGCGCAGCCGGCAGCTGTCGCATTCGCCACAGGCAGTTTCATTGCCAACATAGCAGCTCCAGGAAAGCTCAAAGGGTGCTTTTAGTTCCCTGCCCAGTTTCACTATCTCTGTTTTTCTCAGGTGCAAAACGGGAGTGGCCAAGCGGATTTCCCAGTCGTTCCGGGTGCCGGCCGTGATAGTTTCCTGGAAGGCACGGAAAAACACTTCCCGGCAGTCGGGATAACCGCTGCTGTCTTCTTCCACGGCCCCAATATAGATGTAGCTGGCCTTGATGACCTCAGCCCAGGCCACTGCGGCGCAAAGCAAATTGGCGTTGCGGAAGGGCACATATGTCATCGGAATCCCTTGGCTGTGGCCATGAACAGGAACTTCCATGGCTTGATCGGTCAGGGCCGATCCGCCGATCCTCTCAAACCAATCCCAGTTCAGGACCTCGCTGCGCCGGGGTTTGTAGTGCTCGCTCATGGCCTGGAAACTTGCCAATTCTCTGGCCTGGGTGCGTTGGCCATAGCTGGCATGCAGAAAGTTTAGCTCGTCGCAGTCACGGTTTGCGACCGCGGCGGTGACCAAGCTGTCCATTCCTCCGCTCAGGAGGACTATTGCTCTTTTATGCTCTGTTTTCATTCTTCTCCCATCCAGTTTATCATTTATTGGACCAGCCTGTTTGTGTCAAGTGCGGAATTTTCGCTGGAGAAAATCCAAGTCCGCAATCCAATGAAAGCTGTCAACCACCTTGATCTCAGATCCTGGAAGGGGACTGCCAGAATTATTTCGTTGATCTTTATTGCCATGCCCTACAATCAGTTGCGCGTCCTAAAATAAAATAAATGCGGCTCGGTGCAATTTTTCCATTGACAAAAATACGGCCCTGAAAAGTTATGACTAAACGTGCGTTTGATGATCGCAAGATTTGAGAACGCTTAGATCTTTAACAGTTTATAGAGTGGGAATGAGAGGAAAAGCTCTTGTCAATTCAATCATTATAAAATGATGGAGAGTTTGATCCTGGCTCAGGACGAACGCTGGCGGCGTGGATTAGGCATGCAAGTCGAACGGTAGGATCCTTTCGGGGATCTGAGAGTGGCGAACGGGTGAGTAACACGTAGGTGATCTACCCTCAAGACGGGGACAACCCAGGGAAACTTGGGCTAATACCGGATGTGAGTGTCCTTTTTGGACATTTGAAAGGTGGCTTTCGGGCTGCCGTTTGGGGATGAGCCTGCGCTCTATTAGTTAGTTGGTGAGGTAACGGCTTACCAAGGCGATGATAGATAGGCGGCCTTAACGGGTGGTCGCCCACACTGGGATTGAGATACGGCCCAGACTCCTACGGGAGGCAGCAGTCGAGAATAGTCTACAATGGTCGAAAGACTGATAGTGCGACGCCGCGTGAACGAAGAAGCCCTTCGGGGTGTAAAGTTCTTTTATATGTGAGCAGTGACATCCATGTAAATAGCATGGGTGTAGAGATATTAGCATATGAATAAGCAACGGCTAACTCCGTGCCAGCAGCCGCGGTAACACGGGGGTTGCGAGCGTTGTCCGGAATTACTAGGCGTAAAGGGCAGGTAGGCGGATCCATAAGTTTAAAGTTTAAGGCAACGGCTCACCCGTTGTACGGCATTAGATACTGTGGATCTGGAATGCGGTTGGGGAAGACAGAATTCCTGGTGTAGCGGTGGAATGCGCAGAGATCAGGAGGAATACCGAAGGCGAAGGCAGTCTTCCAAGCCGTTATTGACGCTAAACTGCGAAGGTGTGGGTATCAAACAGGATTAGATACCCTGGTAGTCCACACAGTAAACGATAATCACTAGGTGTCGGTTTCGTAGAGGATTCGGTGCCGTAGCTAACGCGATAAGTGATTCGCCTGGGGAGTACGATCGCAAGGTTGAAACTCAAAGGAATTGACGGGGGCCCGCACAAGCGGTGGAGCATGTGGTTTAATTCGAAGCAACGCGAAGAACCTTACCCGGTCTTGACATCCGAGGGATCCTTCAGAGATGAGGGAGTGCCGGCTTGCCGGAACTTCGAGACAGGTGCTGCATGGCTGTCGTCAGCTCGTGTCGTGAGATGTTGGGTTAAGTCCCGCAACGAGCGCAACCCCTGCTTCCAGTTACCATCATTAAGTTGGGGACTCTGGAAGGACCGCTGCGGTAACAACGCAGAGGAAGGTGGGGACGACGTCAAGTCATCATGGTCCTTATGACCGGGGCTACACACGTGCTACAATGGTAGTTACAGAGGGGAGCGAGACAGCAATGTGGAGCGAATCTCAGAAAAGCTACCTCAGTTCGGATTGAGGTCTGCAACTCGACCTCATGAAGTTGGAATCGCTAGTAATCGCGTAACATCATGACGCGGTGAATACGTTCCCGGGCCTTGTACACACCGCCCGTCAAGTCAGCCGAGTGGAGTGCACCCGAAGGAGGTGAGCCAACCCGCAAGGGGAGCAGCTTTCGAAGGTGTGCTTCGTGAGGAGGACTAAGTCGTAACAAGGTAGCCGTACCGGAAGGTGCGGCTGGATCACCTCCTTTATAAGGTGCAAAAAGGCAAGAAGCCTTCCTCCATTCCTACCTCTATAATGATAAAGGGGAATTAGCTCAGCTGGGAGAGCGCCGCTTTTGCAAGGCGGAGGCCGTCGGTTCGAATCCGTCATTCTCCACCATCAATAAACATTTTTATACATACAAGTTTAGATTAGATCTTTACCAGAATATAGAGTGGATCCGCGGTGAGAGAGAGAGTATAACACACAAGGATACATTGGTGAAAGCACAAAGGGCGTATGGTGGATGCCTACGCACCAAATGGCGAAGAAGGACGTGGCGAACTGCGATAAGCCCCGGGAAGCTGTAAGCGAGCTTTGATCCGGGGATTTCCGAATGGGGCAACCCGGCAGGTTGAAGACCTGTCATCCGGCACCGATTGACCATCCCTGTTTCCTGATAATGGGAAGCGGAATGGGGTGTTCAATCGGTGCTGGAGGCGAACGGCGTGAACTGAAACATCTTAGTAGCGCCAGGAAGAGAAAGTAAAAACGATTCCCTCAG harbors:
- a CDS encoding transglycosylase domain-containing protein, coding for MKRKRSLVARILRFILGLHLWFWAIIAALSLLYSFVNPPVTPLMLQRYLVRGYDWHKREYIKLEHIPRSTVNMTVTIEDGNYYKHFGFEWEMIKQAWQRNQKSGKIRFGASTISNQVARTIFLTTDRNLLRKYLEVQVTLIMELLMSKDRMLELYLNYVEWGKGIYGIQTASLHYYGTGCQNLGRDRSMKLISILSSPIKHSPQTYYQSRSARQRYTMLQRYY
- the rpsT gene encoding 30S ribosomal protein S20, translating into MPQHKSPLKRMKTDAKRQARNNYVKHTLRTLDKQIRTDMPAEEKKAMLDRIYSELDKAAKKGVIHKRTASRRKARVAAFMNKEQEKA
- a CDS encoding glycosyl transferase is translated as MRLLLITYYFPPCGGASVQRWLKWLPDLVQRGFEVTVLTTRSGDYPYLDDSLLAEIPPEVKVLRSHAPSSGKIWKLLMGRNSSLPHGNLGSMKNAGLRHKIIVWLRLNLVIPDLRKAWNPSAYKTAVEHLRHNPTDIVITTGPPHSTHLLGLKLKQRHKLRWVADWRDPWTSIYYLKLNPPSALSMRIHRHLERKVALGADLNTVVSEYLAKQLPSVNSSVVYNGFDARKFDSLRDQTFGNENGTTFRLKYVGNITEGQEIGLLIRMIAEALQGERYQLVFIGTRLSDEQRELLRDLMPGSHLARDFVPHQEALAEMVDSEVLLLLINYYEGSEGMLTTKLFEYLASGTKIFCLGPKGGEAEKLILGYDAGAFLDAEDTKNGQDYLRKLFKAWERKEDIENHRDVSALSSQNQALKLIKQLEGIKRG
- a CDS encoding glycosyltransferase family 4 protein, producing MRQEIWKIAMLGPAPPFRGGISQFALMLATEYQRRGYNVKMFNFIRQYPQILFPGDSQTTEFSSQPDLDIEPVFTPYLCGTWNRAVQEIRNFEPDVVIVSYFLPWFAPSYAWICKRLRGIKIICLAHNVDFHEKWPGADVLTKAFFKHCNRIVVLSGASFRDLQRKMPAAVSSRGLQAFHPIYDCYGEVAASDGNKQPGDPTLLFFGLIKEYKGLDVLLKAMKKAAGKVSGLRLIVAGEVYGNPAQYRKMIRELGLEDRVEAHFRYVTDLEIGGFFRSSHACVLPYKSATQSGVIATSYSFNVPVICSDVGGLSEYVLANETGLLVPPNDPDALARAIIRFFNEGLFQPMSANIPAFKERYSWQTLADMILEA
- a CDS encoding asparaginase, producing MKKNILIILTGGTISMTSKGSLGVVPSSELAGILHEFPQLESVANVEVLDHLNLPSPYITPEMMLELAQLIDLKIIDYDGVVITHGTDTLEESAFLCDLVLTTRKPVVFTAAMRSGSDIGLDGPRNIIGAVRVASHHDSADKGVLVVMNDEIHTARDVVKSDTGKVDAFRSIGYGPLGSVDPDAIVYHRSALYRENVWTDKLDTAVDLIKAVAGMDGRYIQSSLANGAKAIVIEAFGRGNVPRSLIPDIQDALARNILVVISSRTYTGRVLSEYGYEGGGKHLSDLGCILAGDLKGVKVRLKLMALFGKYQDSEVVRRFFLQSRN
- the queC gene encoding 7-cyano-7-deazaguanine synthase QueC; this translates as MKTEHKRAIVLLSGGMDSLVTAAVANRDCDELNFLHASYGQRTQARELASFQAMSEHYKPRRSEVLNWDWFERIGGSALTDQAMEVPVHGHSQGIPMTYVPFRNANLLCAAVAWAEVIKASYIYIGAVEEDSSGYPDCREVFFRAFQETITAGTRNDWEIRLATPVLHLRKTEIVKLGRELKAPFELSWSCYVGNETACGECDSCRLRRKAFELAGVEDPIPYRNKR